Proteins from a single region of Gasterosteus aculeatus chromosome 20, fGasAcu3.hap1.1, whole genome shotgun sequence:
- the fbxo43 gene encoding F-box only protein 43 isoform X1: MQCTPESIVYLQSCKSQHRYDDCSDSGFSGLFHSPKSVSGADSCRSLSPVEFNETPKENICLSVTPKESTREPVSYVCKDSRGLQRPPAVSWCETPKVYKRDALMRHRLLMCKPSTDVKADHTRSPCSRKTESSISVRSEHWLDASFDSLDTLKLQPDLELSGRKRRLLFNQVRTSTLEDGKQHSGYLCSFEGSASLSDADFNDSISASDQIDIETPSFVESLPTPSKETSQSPVSSVSNNQYDSASSLCSPSSSRTPKYIRSVCEDSGFGSLTLDKSQDSSVDHDGSFLELLSTSRGNPETPNLTDARRRSRLQRQNRLSTLKEGGSQSEEDPAERKHRQLRQSLSTDEVFSHSALSAICSDSMTSDCWTFARQDDATPIRSTTARPENLTPLNTAPVNLDATPLREPPVNLSLTPALQLIHAMCQLNSRMFVGQSPSLKEQLKSTEALAQTPVTLTTTMPLAGLIGRKMGLRKVDILTELRKRNLGHILCIILSHLSSESIYMFGRVSKEWNQIIHQDKRASIRRKNYLSDVEAAIELGGAVHVPDAETRHSLPKRSALKTVQAQSRTSSFCTPKSGNSTLTPSQHSALKSGSSKRDKFLEVAQTLFNDECLKPCPRCQHPARCHSVKQEGVCSRADCDFRFCTACLCAFHGSRECGSQSVGRRKKDILLPGSAQSKRNVRRL; this comes from the exons ATGCAGTGCACTCCGGAATCCATCGTCTACCTCCAGAGCTGCAAAAGCCAGCATCGTTATGACGATTGCTCTGACAGTGGATTCTCTGGATTATTCCACAGCCCAAAGAGCGTCAGTGGAGCGGACTCCTGTCGCTCTTTGTCTCCAGTGGAATTCAATGAAACACCTAAAGAgaacatctgtctgtctgtcacaccCAAGGAGAGCACCAGGGAGCCAGTTAGCTATGTGTGCAAAGACTCCAGGGGTCTCCAGCGGCCACCAGCGGTCAGCTGGTGTGAAACTCCTAAAGTCTACAAAAGAGACGCCCTGATGCGACACAGACTTCTAATGTGCAAACCCTCCACAGATGTCAAAGCTGACCACACCCGATCCCCGTGTAGCAGAAAGACTGAATCTTCCATCAGCGTTCGGTCTGAACACTGGCTCGACGCATCCTTCGACTCCCTAGACACTTTAAAATTGCAGCCTGACTTGGAGCTCTCTGGTAGGAAACGCCGTCTCCTCTTCAATCAAGTGAGGACCTCGACTCTTGAAGACGGCAAACAACACTCCGGTTACCTTTGCAGTTTTGAGGGAAGCGCCTCTCTCTCAGATGCAGATTTTAACGACAGCATTTCCGCCTCTGATCAAATTGATATCGAGACTCCGAGCTTTGTCGAATCCTTGCCTACTCCATCTAAGGAAACTTCTCAATCACCGGTCAGCAGTGTCTCAAATAACCAATATGACAGCGCAAGTTCTTTGTGCTCACCCTCATCCTCACGCACACCCAAATATATCAG GTCTGTGTGTGAAGACAGTGGCTTTGGTTCCTTGACCCTTGATAAATCCCAAGACTCATCAGTGGACCATGATGGCTCATTCCTGGAGCTGCTGTCTACCTCCAGAGGAAACCCTGAAACTCCAAATCTGACAGATGCAAGGCGGCGCTCCCGTTTACAGCGTCAGAATAGGCTTTCTACTCTTAAAGAAGGGGGCTCTCAGTCCGAGGAAGACCCAGCGGAGAGAAAGCACAGGCAGCTCCGTCAGAGCCTTTCTACAGATGAGGTTTTTTCTCACAGTGCCCTTTCTGCTATATGTAGTGATAGCATGACATCCGATTGTTGGACCTTTGCAAGGCAAGACGATGCCACACCAATAAGATCGACTACAGCCAGGCCAGAAAACCTGACTCCCCTAAACACGGCTCCTGTTAACCTGGATGCCACGCCTCTCAGGGAACCCCCTGTCAATCTCTCTCtgactccagctctgcagctgATTCATGCCATGTGCCAGCTCAACTCCCGAATGTTTGTTGGCCAAAGTCCAAGCCTAAAGGAGCAGCTGAAGTCCACTGAAGCGCTAGCTCAGACCCCAGTGACCTTGACGACCACCATGCCGCTGGCAGGGCTGATCGGCAGAAAGATGGGCCTGAGAAAGGTAGACATACTCACggagctgaggaagaggaacctGGGGCACATCCTCTGCATCATCCTAAGCCACCTCTCCTCTGAAAGCATCTACAT GTTTGGTCGAGTGTCCAAAGAATGGAATCAAATCATCCATCAAGACAAGCGAGCTAGTATTAGGAGAAAAAACTACCTGAGTGATGTGGAGGCTGCTATTGAG CTCGGTGGTGCCGTCCATGTCCCTGACGCAGAGACACGGCATTCTCTTCCCAAAAGGTCGGCCCTGAAGACGGTTCAGGCTCAGTCTAGAACTTCCAGCTTCTGCACCCCAAAGTCAGGAAATAGCACTTTAACCCCATCCCAGCACAGCGCCTTGAAATCAGGCAGCAGCAAACGAGATAAATTTTTAGAA GTTGCCCAGACCCTCTTCAACGATGAGTGCCTCAAGCCATGCCCTCGATGTCAGCATCCTGCGAGGTGTCACTCAGTGAAGCAGGAGGGCGTGTGCAGCAGAGCAGACTGTGATTTCCGGTTCTGCACGGCCTGCTTGTGTGCTTTCCACGGCTCCAGAGAGTGTGGCAGCCAATCTGTGGGCCGACGCAAGAAGGACATACTTCTGCCAGGAAGTGCACAAAGCAAGCGAAATGTGAGGAGACTATGA
- the fbxo43 gene encoding F-box only protein 43 isoform X2: protein MQCTPESIVYLQSCKSQHRYDDCSDSGFSGLFHSPKSVSGADSCRSLSPVEFNETPKENICLSVTPKESTREPVSYVCKDSRGLQRPPAVSWCETPKVYKRDALMRHRLLMCKPSTDVKADHTRSPCSRKTESSISVRSEHWLDASFDSLDTLKLQPDLELSGRKRRLLFNQVRTSTLEDGKQHSGYLCSFEGSASLSDADFNDSISASDQIDIETPSFVESLPTPSKETSQSPVSSVSNNQYDSASSLCSPSSSRTPKYIRSVCEDSGFGSLTLDKSQDSSVDHDGSFLELLSTSRGNPETPNLTDARRRSRLQRQNRLSTLKEGGSQSEEDPAERKHRQLRQSLSTDEVFSHSALSAICSDSMTSDCWTFARQDDATPIRSTTARPENLTPLNTAPVNLDATPLREPPVNLSLTPALQLIHAMCQLNSRMFVGQSPSLKEQLKSTEALAQTPVTLTTTMPLAGLIGRKMGLRKVDILTELRKRNLGHILCIILSHLSSESIYMFGRVSKEWNQIIHQDKRASIRRKNYLSDVEAAIELGGAVHVPDAETRHSLPKRLPRPSSTMSASSHALDVSILRGVTQ, encoded by the exons ATGCAGTGCACTCCGGAATCCATCGTCTACCTCCAGAGCTGCAAAAGCCAGCATCGTTATGACGATTGCTCTGACAGTGGATTCTCTGGATTATTCCACAGCCCAAAGAGCGTCAGTGGAGCGGACTCCTGTCGCTCTTTGTCTCCAGTGGAATTCAATGAAACACCTAAAGAgaacatctgtctgtctgtcacaccCAAGGAGAGCACCAGGGAGCCAGTTAGCTATGTGTGCAAAGACTCCAGGGGTCTCCAGCGGCCACCAGCGGTCAGCTGGTGTGAAACTCCTAAAGTCTACAAAAGAGACGCCCTGATGCGACACAGACTTCTAATGTGCAAACCCTCCACAGATGTCAAAGCTGACCACACCCGATCCCCGTGTAGCAGAAAGACTGAATCTTCCATCAGCGTTCGGTCTGAACACTGGCTCGACGCATCCTTCGACTCCCTAGACACTTTAAAATTGCAGCCTGACTTGGAGCTCTCTGGTAGGAAACGCCGTCTCCTCTTCAATCAAGTGAGGACCTCGACTCTTGAAGACGGCAAACAACACTCCGGTTACCTTTGCAGTTTTGAGGGAAGCGCCTCTCTCTCAGATGCAGATTTTAACGACAGCATTTCCGCCTCTGATCAAATTGATATCGAGACTCCGAGCTTTGTCGAATCCTTGCCTACTCCATCTAAGGAAACTTCTCAATCACCGGTCAGCAGTGTCTCAAATAACCAATATGACAGCGCAAGTTCTTTGTGCTCACCCTCATCCTCACGCACACCCAAATATATCAG GTCTGTGTGTGAAGACAGTGGCTTTGGTTCCTTGACCCTTGATAAATCCCAAGACTCATCAGTGGACCATGATGGCTCATTCCTGGAGCTGCTGTCTACCTCCAGAGGAAACCCTGAAACTCCAAATCTGACAGATGCAAGGCGGCGCTCCCGTTTACAGCGTCAGAATAGGCTTTCTACTCTTAAAGAAGGGGGCTCTCAGTCCGAGGAAGACCCAGCGGAGAGAAAGCACAGGCAGCTCCGTCAGAGCCTTTCTACAGATGAGGTTTTTTCTCACAGTGCCCTTTCTGCTATATGTAGTGATAGCATGACATCCGATTGTTGGACCTTTGCAAGGCAAGACGATGCCACACCAATAAGATCGACTACAGCCAGGCCAGAAAACCTGACTCCCCTAAACACGGCTCCTGTTAACCTGGATGCCACGCCTCTCAGGGAACCCCCTGTCAATCTCTCTCtgactccagctctgcagctgATTCATGCCATGTGCCAGCTCAACTCCCGAATGTTTGTTGGCCAAAGTCCAAGCCTAAAGGAGCAGCTGAAGTCCACTGAAGCGCTAGCTCAGACCCCAGTGACCTTGACGACCACCATGCCGCTGGCAGGGCTGATCGGCAGAAAGATGGGCCTGAGAAAGGTAGACATACTCACggagctgaggaagaggaacctGGGGCACATCCTCTGCATCATCCTAAGCCACCTCTCCTCTGAAAGCATCTACAT GTTTGGTCGAGTGTCCAAAGAATGGAATCAAATCATCCATCAAGACAAGCGAGCTAGTATTAGGAGAAAAAACTACCTGAGTGATGTGGAGGCTGCTATTGAG CTCGGTGGTGCCGTCCATGTCCCTGACGCAGAGACACGGCATTCTCTTCCCAAAAG GTTGCCCAGACCCTCTTCAACGATGAGTGCCTCAAGCCATGCCCTCGATGTCAGCATCCTGCGAGGTGTCACTCAGTGA